The region TTCTGGCCCTGCACCAGCATCGTGCCATTGGGGAAAACCTTGGCCACCGTGACGCTGACTTCGCCCGACAGCGTGTTCGACTGGTCGGCCGAGCCGGCACCGGTGAAGTTGCGCTTGCCGCTGGCGCTCACGTCGCTGGAATTGAACAGCTTGGAGGCGAGGCCGGTGGTCGGCGGATTGATCCCGAAGGCACCGCTCGAATCGAGCTTGGTGCCGGCCGACTTGGAGGCGGCGGTGCGCTCGACCAGCACGATCGTCAGCGGGTCGCCGACGCGGCGGGCGCGCGATCCTTCGTACAGGGCGGCATAGCCGTCATTGACCTGAAAGATCGATCCGGTCGCCACGGCGGGCGGCGGCGCGATCGGTGCGGGCAGCGAGGCCGAGAAATCGACCGGTGCGGCTTTCTTGCCGAACAGGCGCGCGTCCGCCGTCGAGGGCAGGAGCGCGGTGGCGACGAGAATCGCGGCGGAGGAGAGGATGATGGCTTTCATGGCGTTAACCATCATCAGATATTTTGGTTAACATATTTCAACATGTCGTCGGTCGCGGAGATCATTTTCGAATTTACCTCGTACGCGCGCTGGGTTTCGATCATGTCGACCAGCTCTTCGACCACGTTGACGTTCGATGCCTCGAGCATGCCCTGGCGGATCCCGCCGCGACCATCGACCCCGGCCACGCCGAGATTCGCCGCACCGCTCGCCGCGGTCTCGGTGAGGTAATTGTCGCCGCCCTGCAGCAGGCCGGCGGTGTTGGGGAAGCTGGCGATCTGGATCTGGCCGAGTTCGCTGGGCGTGGACTGGCCGGGAATGGTCGCCGAGACGGTGCCGTCGGTGCCGACGGTAATCGCGGTGGCGCCCTGCGGCACGGTGATGCCGGGCATCACCTGATAGCCTTCGGACGTGACCAGCAACCCTTCGGGCGAGCGCGAGAAATTGCCCGCACGGGTATAGCCGAGCGTGCCGCCGGGCATCTGCACCTGGAAATAGCCGTCGCCGTCGAGCGCCAGATCGAGCGAATTGCCCGTCGTCTGCATCGACCCTTGGGTGTCGATCCGCGCCGTGCCCTGGATGCGCACGCCGGTGCCGAGGTTGAGGCCGGTGGCGTATTTGGTTTCCGCCGTGCTCGGCGCACCCGGCGCCGTCACGGTCTGATAGGCCAGCGTCTCGAACGCCGCGCGATCGCGCTTGTAGCCCGTCGTATTGACGTTCGCGAGGTTGTTCGAAATCACGCGCATCCGCATATCCTGGGCGTCCAGGCCGGTGCGGGCGATGTGCATTGCTGCGCTGCTCATGGTCTTTTCCCCTTAATGGCTCAGATGTTCGCTCAGGACGGTAGGCGCATCAGGGATGCGCCGCTCTCGTCCATGGTCTTGGCCTCTTTCATGAGGTTGGCCTGAACCTCGTACGCGCGCTGGTTCTCGATCATGTCGACCAGCGCCTGAGTCATGTTGACGTTCGATCCCTCCAGCGCGCCGCCGGTGACCTTGCCCTCGAGATCCTCGGGCAGCACGCCGCCGCCCTTGACGTGAAGCAGATTGTCGAGCCCCTTCACGGTCTGCGAACCCTGGGTGCTGACCAGCTTGAGCTTGTCGATCACCTGCGGGTTCTTGGCGTCGCCGCCTACGGGCACGATGCTGATCGTGCCGTCGCCGGAAATCGTCATCGACTGGTAGGGCGGGATCGTGATCGGGCCGCTCGACCCCATCACCGGGAAGCCGTCGCCCGTCTGCAACACGCCGGTTTCGGTGACGGCGAGGTCGCCGCGCCGCGTATAGGCTTCGGTGCCGTCGGTCGCCTGCACGGTCAGCCAGCTGTCGCCGGTCATCGCGACATCGAGCGGACGGCCGGTTTGCTGCACCGCGCCCTGCTTGCGATCGGCGTCGATCACCTCTTCGGACGACGGGGTGCGGGCCTCGAAGCCCGCGCCCTTGATCTCGATCCGGTCGAACACGACGCGGTCGGCGCGAAAGCCGATCGTCGAGGCGTTCGCCATATTGTTCGCGATCGATGCCTGGGACGCCATATGCGCCTTCAGGCCCGATGCCGCGGTGTAGATCAGCTTGTCCATTCAGGGGATCCCGTCGGTCCGTTCGATCAGCTGCGGATGTTGAAGCCGCCGCTGCGTCAGCTGCGGATATTAAAGATGGTCTGAGAAATCTGGTTCGCGGTATCGAGCGCCTTGGCGTTCGCCTGGAAGTTGCGCTGCGCCGCGATCAGGTTGACCAGTTCCTCGGTGACATCGACGTTCGATCCTTCGATCGTGCCCGAGTTCAGCGAGCCGTAGCCATTGTCGTTCGCGCCGCCGAGCAGCGCCTGACCGGAGATGCCGCTGGCCGACCAATAGCTGTTGCCGTTCTGGCGCAGGCCGGCGGGATTGGTGAAATTGGCCAGCGCCACCTTGCCGAGCGGAATCGTGTCGCCGTTCGAGAAGCTGGCCGTGACGATGCCGGATTTGTCGACCGTGACGCCCGAAAGCTCGCCCACCGCCTTGCCGTCCTGGCTGCGCCCGGCGACCGCGAAGGCGCTCGCCTTCTGCGTCGATCCGGCGAGATCCACCGTCACGCTCTGCGCCGCGCCACCGGTGGTGGGCAGGAAGCTGTCATAGGCGATCGGGCCGGCCGGGGCGGTGAGGTTGCCGTTCGTATCGAACGTGACGGTCGTCGGATTGGCCGATCCGCCGACGGTCAGCGCCTGATTGCCGACATAGGAGCGCACCGACCAGGTGTTGTCCGAGACGTGCGTGTAATAGTTCGTCATCGTCATCGCCTTGCCCGACGAATCGTAGATCGTCGTGGTGGTGGCGTTGTTGTAGGTCGAGGCATTGAGCGGATCGAACGTGCCGGTCGGCACCGATGCGGTCGATTGCAGATTGACGCCGAGCGACACGCCGGTCGTCGCCTTGGGCACGCCGCTGGTTTCCGGCAGGCGCAGATTGGTCAACCCGTCGCTGCCCGTCGCGGTGACGTTGCCGTCGCCATCGACCGGATAGACCTGCAATGCGCTGCCCTGATCGTCGACCACGTTGTGGGTGGTCGGATCGACGTGGAAGCTGCCGTTGCGGGTATAGTTGATCGCCGAGCTGAGCCCGTTGGTCTTGACCGCGAAGAAGCCGTCGCCGCTGATCGCGAGATCGAGCGATGAGCCGGTGGTCTTCAGGCTGCCTTCGGAGAATTGCTGCGTGTTGCCCTTCACCACCGTGCCCGAACCGACCAGCTTGCGCGGATCGGTCTGCAGGTTGGAGGCGATGACGTCGGCGAAATCGGTGCGGCTCTTCTTGAAGCCGTCCGTGCCGACATTGGCGAGGTTGTGCGAGATGGTCGACATCTCGGTCTGGGCTGCCTGCAGGCCGCTGAGCGATGTATAGAAGGACATGGGGGTGGTGCTCCTGGTTTAGGCGGTTCAGCCGATCTGGCGGACGTCGGTGATGGGAACCTGTCCGATGCCGGGCAGGGTGAGGACGGGCGCGCCGGAGGACGGCATCGAGACGGAGGCGACCGGCGCCCAGACGAGCGAGCGGCTGGCGATTTCCGCGCCGTCCTTGGCGGCGGTGACGACGACCTTGAACGGGCCGTTGCCGGCGGCGTCGCCGGCCTCGGTCTTGCCGTCCCAGTCGTAGGTCGCGGTGCCCTTGGGTTGCGCGCCGAGCTGCAGCGTCTTGAGGATCTGTCCGTCGGCCGACTGGATCGAGACGTTGACCTGGCTGGCGTCGCTATCCAGCTCGACCGCGCCGGCGATGCCGCCCGAGGTGCGGCCGTACGCGGTGGAGCCTTCGGTCAGCACGTTGCGGCCGACATAGGCCATCGCATCGCTCTGGCTGGTGCCGGCGAGCTTGTCCGAGATCGCCTTCAGCGTGGTGTTCATCTCGCCGATGCCGGCGACCGACGAGAATTGCGCCATCTGCGCGACCATCTGCGTATTGTCGACCGGCGCGAACGGATCCTGATTCTTCAATTGCGCGGTCATTAGCTTGAGGAAATCGGCCTGACCCAGCGTCGAGGATTTCGCCGTCGCGGCGTTCGCGGTCGTGGAGGCGGTGGTGCTGATGCCGAGGCTGCTCAGCGTGGTATCGAAACTGCTCATGATCATCGGCCCATCTTGAGGGTATCGAGGATCAGCGACTTTGCGGTCTGCATCACCTCGACATTGTTCTGGTAGCTGCGCGCGGTCTCCATCATGTCGACCAGCTCGCGGGTTTCATCGACCGCGCTTTCCCAGACGTTGCCGTCCTTGTCGGCCATCGGGTGCGACGGATCGTAGCGCTTGGTCGGGCTGTTGCCGGCGGTGACGACGCTTTCGACATTGACCGTCGCGAGGCCGGTCGCCTTGTCGTATTCGGTGCGGAACACCGGCTTCATCGTGCGGTAGGCGGCGGCCTCGCTGGAGGCGACGCCGCCGGCATTGGCGAGGTTGGAGGCGGTGGTGTTCATGCGCAGCAGCTGCGCGGACATCGCCTTGCCGGCCACTTGGAAGATCGTCAGCGGATCGGCCATCTCTTATGCTCCCCCCATCACTCGCCACGCAGCGCGCGGGTGAGCGTGTTGATGCGGCCGTTCAGGAACGACAGGGTCGTCTGATACTGCACGGCGTTCTCGGCGAAGGCGGTCTGCTCGGTCGACAGCTCCACCGTGTTGCCGTCCATCGAGGGCGACATCGGATTGCGATATTTGACGGCGTTCCCGATGCCGGCGGCGGAGAGCCCCCCCGGACCCTCCGCCGCCTGGAGCGCGACCTGGAAATCCAGATCCTTCGCCTTGAAACCCGGCGTGGAGGCGTTCGCGATGTTCGAGGCGAGCAGGCCCATGCGCTGCGAACGCACTTCGAGGGCTGCCCCATGAACTCCGAAAAGACTGTTCTCGTCCACCTTGGTCGGTCTCCGCACGTCAATGTGCGGGAAGGTATAAGCAATGGGCGTGCCAGTTTGCCATGCGGGGGCGGGAAGGGGCGGTTTGCCGCGGGTGCGGCAATAGCGGCGGCAAGAGCTTGCCGGGGGGCGGCAAGGGTTGGCGGGTTTGCGTTGGGCCTTTCTGCGTCGAACTGCGCCCCCGCGATCCTACGGTCACCCCCACCAATATCGTCATCCCAGCGAACGCTGGGATCTCCATGGGGTTGGCGACCCGCGCGCCTCCTTGAGATCCCAGCCTTCGCTGGGATGACGGTGCGGCGGGGTGTGATGACGGATATTTCGAGCGCGCCTCGCGAAGAACTGGCCCGCCTCTTGCTACGTCACTGGCGATGACATCCGATCTCGCTTCCACGCTCGCTCCGTTTCTCGATCCCGTCGCCGCGATCATCGTCGCCGGCGGTACGGTGATCGCGGTGGTGCTGCGTACGCCGTTCGCCGACCTGATCGGCGGGCTGGCCGCGCTTGGCCGATTGCCGCGCCGCCGCTTCGATGCCGCGCCGCTGCTCGACCAGATCGCCGCGCTCGGCCGGATCGCGCGCCGCCACGGCGTGATGGCGCTCGACCGGTCGGTGATCGCCGATGCCGACGTCGCCGCCGCCGTCGCGGCGATCGTCGACGGGCAGGGGCCGGACGACGTTGCCGCCCTCCTGCAACATCATCGCCGCCAGCGGATCGAGCGCCAGCTGTCTGCCGTCGACCTGTGGACCGGTGCCGCCGACGTTGCACCGGCGATGGGCATGATCGGCACGCTGATCGGGCTGGTCGCGATGTTCACGCGGATGACCGATCCGAACGCGATCGGCGCGGCGATGGCCGTCGCGCTGCTCGCCACCCTGTACGGCGCGATCATCGCCAACCTGGTCGCCGCGCCGATCGCCGCGCGGCTGAAGCGGCAGGCGCGGGTCGAGGCGGTCGAGCGCGCCCGGCTCGAGGCACCGCTCGTTGCCCTGGCCTCGCGCGAGCGCCCGCGTGCCGCCGAACTGGTCCAGGCGGCATGACGCTGGACGACGACTTTCCCGAGGACGCGCCGGGCCGCCCGGCGTGGCTGATGACGCTGGCCGATCTGGCGCTGCTGCTGGTCGGCTTTTTCGTGTTCATCCAGGCGTCGCAGCATCTCGATCAGACGGCGCTGGCCAAGGGCATCCGCGAAGGGTTCGGTGCCGATACCGTGGTGCAGCCCGAACCGATGCCCGTCGCCGCCGCCGCCATGCTCAACTTCGCGCCCGGATCGGCAGCGCTGCCGTCGTCGCCCGCCGGGCTGATCGCCTGGGCGCGCGAGGCGACGCGCGATCCGCGCGTCGTGCTGAAGATCAGCGGTGCCAGCGACGGATCGGAGAGCGATGTGGATGTAGCGACGGGCAGCAACGCCGTGCTCGCCGCCGACCGCGCGCGCGCCATTGCCGCCGAACTCGCCCGCGCGCACGCCGTGCCGCCGGGTCGCATGACGATCGTCAACGCCACCGGCGGCAAGAGCCGCTCGGTCACCGTCACCCTGGGTTTTGCAGGGGAGCGGCAATGATCCGCCGCCCGGCAACCCGAACCTGCCTTCCTGGAGAAACCACGATGTACCGCCTGCTGCTTCCCGCCTTGCTCTGTGCGACGCCAGCACTGGCCGCGCCGGCATTTCAGGATACCGCTTCGCTCGATCGCGCGGTCGCCGCGTTCACCGGCCACGGTATCGGCAGCCAGGGCGGCGCGCGCAGCGTGGTCGATGCCCGCCTGAAGCTCGCGCAATGCCCGACGCTCGCCATGTCGTGGCGTTCGGATGCGCACGATGCGGTTGTCGTCAGCTGCACCGGGCCGGAATGGCGCATCTACGTGCCGGTCCTGTTCGCCCCGACCGAGACGAAACGGCCCGCCGGTCAGGCCACCGCCTTCGCACCGGCGGTCAAGGCCGAACCCGTCATCAAGCGTGGCGATCCGGTGACGATCGCCGCCGGATCGCCCGGTTTCTCGATCACGCGCGAGGGCATCGCGCTCGCCGACGCCGCGCCCGGCGCGCGCTTCATGGTCAAGGTCGACGATGCCAGGAATCCGGTCCAGGCCGTCGCCGTGCAGAGCGGCCGCGCGACCCTTCCCGGCTGGAGCGAATAATTGTGTTAAAGGTTCTGCGCGCCCCGTCGTTTATCCCTGTGTGGCATGACCCGGAAAGGGGCGAACATGGTGGATCCTCTCGGCGTAAAGCCGGTACAAACGCCGGTACTGACCGGCGAGCGTGTAGCGCCCGTCGCACGTGTCGTGCCGACGGCGGCGGTCGCGCCGAACGCGACGAACGAGACGCAGGCCGGGGCGGTCAGCCCATCGGCCGTGGCGAGCATCGCGAAGGAGTCCGCCGCCAGCGCGCCGGTCGACCTGGATCGCGTCGCCCGCATCCGCAAGGCGATCGCCGACGGAAATTTCCCGATCTATCCGTCCACGATCGCGGACCGGCTGATCGCGTCGAAATTCGATTGGCTGCGCAATGACGCCGAATGATGTGTCGAGGGATTTGCGGCGCGACGCGCTGATCGGCGTGATCGAATCGCTGCATCAGGAGATCGCGGCGCTCAAGACCAACGATATCGTCGCGCTGGAACGCGCGACGCAGGAAAAGCTGCAGGGCATCGAAGCGGTCGCGGCGCTGGGCACCGGCCCGGCCGGGCCCGAACTGCGCATGCTGGCCGACGAAGCCAATCGCCTGAACGAAACCTGCCGCATCTATGTGAACCTGATGGCGGCAAATGTTCGCCGCCGCCTGCAAACCTTGACCGGCGATGCCGGCCTGGGTGCCGGCCCCGCCTACCGCCCCGGCGGCATGATGCGCGCCTACGCTTGATTCCGTAGCGCCGTCATCCTGAACTTGTTTCAGCATCCAGGCGCGGTCGTTATCCCCACCGATACTGTCGAATAGGCCGTCGACCGCGCCTGGATCCTGAAACGAGTTCAGGATGACGTTGTTCTATTGCCGGATCGTCGCCGCCAACTCCGCACAACTGGCACGCTCCTTGCTGATGTGACCCTTGAACAAGGTCAACCAGCCGAGGATCGATGAGCTTCAACCCTTTCGCCGTCACTGCCGCCACGAAGAGCGTGTCCGCCCAATCGGCGATCGCGCTGGCGAGCCAGAAGACCGGCGTCGATTTCTCCTATCTGATGGGCCAGGCGCAGCTTGAAAGCGGCATGCGGACGAGCGCCAGGTCCGGAACGTCCAGCGCCTCCGGCCTGTACCAGTTCATCGACCAGAGCTGGCTGCGCGTGGTCAAGCAGCACGGCGCCGAGCACGGCATGGCCTGGGCCTCCGATGCGATCTCGACCAGCAGCAGCGGCAAGATGGTCGTGAGCGATCCCGAGACTCGCCGCGCGATTCTCAACCTGCGCAACGATCCGCAGACCGCATCCTTGATGGCCGCCGAACACGCCTCCGACAACAAGGATGCGCTGGAGAGCACGCTCGGCCGCGATGCGACCGGCACCGATCTCTACATGGCGCATTTCCTGGGGCTGGGCGGCGCGAAATCGTTCCTCACCAAATTGGCGAGCAATCCGGATCGCTCCGCCGCGAGCCTGTTCCCCGCCGCCGCGCGCGCCAATCGCAACGTCTTCTATACGTCCGGGGGCCAGCCGCGCTCGTTGAGCGACGTCTATGACCGCTTTGCCGCCAAGCTCGACAAGGGCGCGGGCGTAGCCACCGGTACCGCCAGCGGCCCGTTCGACACGAACGCGCTGACGATGGCGTCGGCCGCGCTGGAGATCGACGGCTCCACCGTCATCCCCGGCAATGGCGAGGACAGCGGCACGCAAAGCGCCAGCGCCTGGGCCAAGGCCACGCTCGATCAATTCGCGGGCAGGGTCGGGGGGCCAGGCACGGGTGGCGACAAAACCCAGTTGGCCAGCCTGATCCGCCCGACAC is a window of Sphingomonas sp. Leaf357 DNA encoding:
- a CDS encoding flagellar basal body L-ring protein FlgH yields the protein MKAIILSSAAILVATALLPSTADARLFGKKAAPVDFSASLPAPIAPPPAVATGSIFQVNDGYAALYEGSRARRVGDPLTIVLVERTAASKSAGTKLDSSGAFGINPPTTGLASKLFNSSDVSASGKRNFTGAGSADQSNTLSGEVSVTVAKVFPNGTMLVQGQKRVTLNRGDEFVQIKGLIRTADIDAENRVLSTRVADAQIAYTGKGDVARASRQGWLSRFFAVVSPF
- the flgG gene encoding flagellar basal-body rod protein FlgG, translated to MSSAAMHIARTGLDAQDMRMRVISNNLANVNTTGYKRDRAAFETLAYQTVTAPGAPSTAETKYATGLNLGTGVRIQGTARIDTQGSMQTTGNSLDLALDGDGYFQVQMPGGTLGYTRAGNFSRSPEGLLVTSEGYQVMPGITVPQGATAITVGTDGTVSATIPGQSTPSELGQIQIASFPNTAGLLQGGDNYLTETAASGAANLGVAGVDGRGGIRQGMLEASNVNVVEELVDMIETQRAYEVNSKMISATDDMLKYVNQNI
- the flgF gene encoding flagellar basal-body rod protein FlgF → MDKLIYTAASGLKAHMASQASIANNMANASTIGFRADRVVFDRIEIKGAGFEARTPSSEEVIDADRKQGAVQQTGRPLDVAMTGDSWLTVQATDGTEAYTRRGDLAVTETGVLQTGDGFPVMGSSGPITIPPYQSMTISGDGTISIVPVGGDAKNPQVIDKLKLVSTQGSQTVKGLDNLLHVKGGGVLPEDLEGKVTGGALEGSNVNMTQALVDMIENQRAYEVQANLMKEAKTMDESGASLMRLPS
- a CDS encoding flagellar hook protein FlgE; its protein translation is MSFYTSLSGLQAAQTEMSTISHNLANVGTDGFKKSRTDFADVIASNLQTDPRKLVGSGTVVKGNTQQFSEGSLKTTGSSLDLAISGDGFFAVKTNGLSSAINYTRNGSFHVDPTTHNVVDDQGSALQVYPVDGDGNVTATGSDGLTNLRLPETSGVPKATTGVSLGVNLQSTASVPTGTFDPLNASTYNNATTTTIYDSSGKAMTMTNYYTHVSDNTWSVRSYVGNQALTVGGSANPTTVTFDTNGNLTAPAGPIAYDSFLPTTGGAAQSVTVDLAGSTQKASAFAVAGRSQDGKAVGELSGVTVDKSGIVTASFSNGDTIPLGKVALANFTNPAGLRQNGNSYWSASGISGQALLGGANDNGYGSLNSGTIEGSNVDVTEELVNLIAAQRNFQANAKALDTANQISQTIFNIRS
- a CDS encoding flagellar hook assembly protein FlgD; the encoded protein is MSSFDTTLSSLGISTTASTTANAATAKSSTLGQADFLKLMTAQLKNQDPFAPVDNTQMVAQMAQFSSVAGIGEMNTTLKAISDKLAGTSQSDAMAYVGRNVLTEGSTAYGRTSGGIAGAVELDSDASQVNVSIQSADGQILKTLQLGAQPKGTATYDWDGKTEAGDAAGNGPFKVVVTAAKDGAEIASRSLVWAPVASVSMPSSGAPVLTLPGIGQVPITDVRQIG
- the flgC gene encoding flagellar basal body rod protein FlgC: MADPLTIFQVAGKAMSAQLLRMNTTASNLANAGGVASSEAAAYRTMKPVFRTEYDKATGLATVNVESVVTAGNSPTKRYDPSHPMADKDGNVWESAVDETRELVDMMETARSYQNNVEVMQTAKSLILDTLKMGR
- a CDS encoding flagellar basal body rod protein FlgB; protein product: MGLLASNIANASTPGFKAKDLDFQVALQAAEGPGGLSAAGIGNAVKYRNPMSPSMDGNTVELSTEQTAFAENAVQYQTTLSFLNGRINTLTRALRGE
- a CDS encoding motility protein A, producing the protein MTSDLASTLAPFLDPVAAIIVAGGTVIAVVLRTPFADLIGGLAALGRLPRRRFDAAPLLDQIAALGRIARRHGVMALDRSVIADADVAAAVAAIVDGQGPDDVAALLQHHRRQRIERQLSAVDLWTGAADVAPAMGMIGTLIGLVAMFTRMTDPNAIGAAMAVALLATLYGAIIANLVAAPIAARLKRQARVEAVERARLEAPLVALASRERPRAAELVQAA
- a CDS encoding OmpA family protein — its product is MTLDDDFPEDAPGRPAWLMTLADLALLLVGFFVFIQASQHLDQTALAKGIREGFGADTVVQPEPMPVAAAAMLNFAPGSAALPSSPAGLIAWAREATRDPRVVLKISGASDGSESDVDVATGSNAVLAADRARAIAAELARAHAVPPGRMTIVNATGGKSRSVTVTLGFAGERQ
- a CDS encoding flagella basal body P-ring formation protein FlgA, giving the protein MYRLLLPALLCATPALAAPAFQDTASLDRAVAAFTGHGIGSQGGARSVVDARLKLAQCPTLAMSWRSDAHDAVVVSCTGPEWRIYVPVLFAPTETKRPAGQATAFAPAVKAEPVIKRGDPVTIAAGSPGFSITREGIALADAAPGARFMVKVDDARNPVQAVAVQSGRATLPGWSE
- the flgM gene encoding flagellar biosynthesis anti-sigma factor FlgM — encoded protein: MVDPLGVKPVQTPVLTGERVAPVARVVPTAAVAPNATNETQAGAVSPSAVASIAKESAASAPVDLDRVARIRKAIADGNFPIYPSTIADRLIASKFDWLRNDAE
- a CDS encoding flagellar protein FlgN, yielding MTPNDVSRDLRRDALIGVIESLHQEIAALKTNDIVALERATQEKLQGIEAVAALGTGPAGPELRMLADEANRLNETCRIYVNLMAANVRRRLQTLTGDAGLGAGPAYRPGGMMRAYA
- a CDS encoding lytic transglycosylase domain-containing protein — encoded protein: MSFNPFAVTAATKSVSAQSAIALASQKTGVDFSYLMGQAQLESGMRTSARSGTSSASGLYQFIDQSWLRVVKQHGAEHGMAWASDAISTSSSGKMVVSDPETRRAILNLRNDPQTASLMAAEHASDNKDALESTLGRDATGTDLYMAHFLGLGGAKSFLTKLASNPDRSAASLFPAAARANRNVFYTSGGQPRSLSDVYDRFAAKLDKGAGVATGTASGPFDTNALTMASAALEIDGSTVIPGNGEDSGTQSASAWAKATLDQFAGRVGGPGTGGDKTQLASLIRPTPASARLAYMMLSTMGA